Proteins from one Mastacembelus armatus chromosome 16, fMasArm1.2, whole genome shotgun sequence genomic window:
- the abhd5a gene encoding 1-acylglycerol-3-phosphate O-acyltransferase ABHD5, which produces MAEQAAAAESQGVVHRVASALGVHSLLSSVWVYVDSTLKWCWIPNWLPSWCPTSEKQLQTAEDKMLRYLNTAFSKQYVPISGGNLLWTLDFSSDTARDKTPLVLIHGFGGGVGLWAQNLDDLSQYRPIFALDLLGFGQSSRPLFSSDASEAEDQFVESIEQWRAKMGLESMILLGHNLGGYLAVSYAIKYPERVKHIVLVEPWGFPERPDTVESDRPIPVWIKALGAMFSPFNPLAGLRLVGPLGPTLVQTLRPDFKKKFSAMFSDNTVSDYIYHLNAQPPSGETAFKNMTIPYGWAKRPMLERMDQLRPEIPLTIIYGSRSSIDSNSGSTIKEMRPHSHVEIITIRGAGHYVYADQPEDFNHQVLQACDKVD; this is translated from the exons ATGGCAGAGCAAGCGGCGGCGGCGGAGAGCCAGGG GGTTGTTCACAGAGTAGCCTCTGCCCTCGGTGTTCACAGTCTGCTCAGCAGCGTGTGGGTCTACGTGGACAGCACATTAAA GTGGTGTTGGATCCCTAACTGGCTGCCATCATGGTGTCCCACTTctgagaaacagctgcagactgcAGAGGACAAGATGCTGAGAT ATTTAAACACTGCTTTCTCGAAGCAATATGTCCCCATCTCAGGTGGCAACCTGCTGTGGACCCTGGACTTTAGCAGTGACACTGCCAGAGATAAAACCCCTTTGGTTCTCATCCATGGCTTTGGAGGTGGCGTGGGGCTATGGGCTCAGAACCTGGATGACCTCTCTCAGTATCGGCCCATTTTTGCTCTGGACTTGCTGGGCTTCGGTCAGAGCAGCAGACCCTTGTTCTCCTCAGACGCCAGTGAGGCCGAGGACCAGTTTGTTGAGTCTATAGAGCAGTGGAGGGCTAAAATGGGTCTGGAGTCCATGATACTGCTGGGCCACAACCTGGGAGGATACCTTGCTGTGTCATACGCTATTAAATATCCAGAAAG AGTAAAGCACATAGTCCTGGTGGAGCCATGGGGTTTTCCTGAGAGGCCAGACACAGTAGAGTCCGATCGTCCCATCCCGGTGTGGATCAAAGCCCTGGGGGCCATGTTCAGCCCCTTTAACCCCCTGGCTGGTCTACGGCTGGTCGGCCCCCTGG GTCCCACACTGGTTCAGACTCTGAGACCTGACTTCAAGAAGAAGTTCTCCGCCATGTTCAGTGACAACACAGTGTCAGATTACATCTACCACCTGAACGCACAGCCCCCCAG tggGGAAACTGCTTTTAAGAATATGACCATTCCCTATGGATGGGCTAAGAGACCGATGCTAGAGAGGATGGACCAGCTGCGACCCGAGATCCCCCTCACCATCATCTATGGCTCCCGCTCCAGCATAGACAGCAACTCAGGGAGCACCATCAAAGAGATGAGACCCCACTCTCATGTGGAGATCATA ACGATCCGTGGAGCCGGACACTACGTGTACGCTGACCAGCCCGAGGACTTCAACCACCAAGTTTTACAAGCATGTGATAAAGTGGACTGA